Within Populus trichocarpa isolate Nisqually-1 chromosome 6, P.trichocarpa_v4.1, whole genome shotgun sequence, the genomic segment ACTCAAGTTTTGTATATATCAATCACCACAAATCGAGTTTAACTATACTTTTATTCTATCACTGCCatgtttttctataaacatTAGTAATTCAGATGAGGAGACGAGAGAAGATTTTAACATCTTAACTCCATGCAGTGCATCAATTTAGattgtttgattttcaaatgaaaGCAAATAGAAATTCAACTATTTATCATCGATCGAAATAGACAGCCGGGTCCAAGAGAGTCGGTTCAGTGGGCTAAGCCTACCGATCACTGTTTGGAACCCCAGCAGGCCGATCCATCAGCTCTATACTGGATTGTTTGTATTTAAGTGATCATTAACCTTTTAAGCTTGGGCTGCGAGCTCTCTTGTAGTTAGGACTGGCAGATGTATTCGTGTTACGATGCTGTtagaattttaagttaattttggaTGTGAAATAAAAGCATCTAGtattataaaattcattaattaaaaaatagaaagatgatatttgtatttaatataataggttaataaatatattaatgataaataaaaaattataaatgctgATTAATGATTAAagtgagaaattattttttctagtaataTGTAAAAGGACTTTTTCATCTTCAGCAAACCTACCTACCTATAAGTAGAAGATCCTTAGAAGGTATAgatacaaataaatatattttaccttCAGTATCCTTTCCATTTTATAcacattcttttatttattatggaGATTTACTCTAGTTTgttaaatacatataatttttgtttttataaatatataatgcattacaattattcttttttttatcttttaaaaaaatagatagatgTCACATCAtccattcaattatttttttcttaaaaatatatttaatgaacCATCATCTATTTGACAAGTAAAACTATTGTGCATTAGTACATTTCTCAATCATATTTGATGATCAGAAAAGCAAGGTTTGAATTTTGAGACccaaaatacttattttttcaatttattgttgtttgaaaacactctaaaaataaaaacatcataggAAGCTCaataacttaattttcaatcctAAAAACTCTATAATcacttttaaaatcaaatatctagctaaataaataataaaaattacgaGCTCCGATCTATCTTCTTCTGACATGGTCACAGAGCAACTCCATTTTCATTTAACTTCTCTTTTCAGGATGAATCCATTGACCccagatttgatttttttgtgatcAGAATATAGTTGGATAagccttttctctctctctgttttttttatgactttatctcttctctctcaacaTCTAGAGTCTGAAATGCGATAAAAATGAAGttaaagatcaaaatataaaaatctaaaaagaatcaaatatgaaaaaactaaaacttaaGGGACCAAATCAAAGTTTTCTGCTCCTTTTGAATAGTGAAAATGAAACAACAAATactatgttatttatatatattaatttcttccttgttcttttatatttttttttaacaatgatctaaaattttattttgtaaaacctatctttcttttattgtcAGAATATCCTTTAGCATCTAGTGAACACAAAAGCatacaaattgaaacaaatctcAGATTAGAAAACCATGCCAACATAACTTCTAAGGaccaaattaagaaaataaagttcaataaTCAAGATGGATATAACTAAAAACTTGAGAGACCTAGAAGGAAAAAGGGGTCCATGAACAGTGTTATGAATAGTAAATTGAGTGTAGATAAACAATAAATGGAGCAATACTGTTTTGCTTATCTCCACTATTGCtccatttgaaaaataaaattatctatcTTTAAGCTAATTCCTTTACATTTTATAAACCGTAATCATTTGCAAATGACGCTTATagcatatattttaaatttgcaaATGATCCAATATATTTACATATCTGATGTGCTtcacaaatatataataaattccgAGAAATtggaaacttaaaaaaaatgctagttattaaatctaaaatcttatgctattaaaaaaaaattttaagattatttttgtcGAGCgtgcttttatttatatttatagatttgCAAACTATTCTTgatatgaaattaataagaacagatgaacaatattaaaatcaagatGCAATGTCTTTGAcgataataatgtttttgaatcacCTTACACctcaaactaaaattaaattcctccccgaaataatattaaatttaatgtgcattaataagaatataaattaaaaacaattttttatagttaaccgcatgtttttttttaagttgctTCATACAATTTGGAGATGCACCTAATCAAGTtatataaacttgattaatagaatataaattaattagattttgtcttttttaattaattactaatatACTATGATATTATTAGCCATAATATCAACTCACGCTAGCTAACCAGATGGCAATCCTATATACAaatgactctctctctctctctctcatatatatatatatatatatatatatattgagcttttagaattcaattttttaactaGGATTTTATTTATGTGAGTGATCTCAATTTCTtattaatcataattataaaaagtataataaatttttattccaTGATTTTCTTAACCTTTTCTTatgttttgattatttgaattCTTTTCTAAATTAAGATTTGACTACTcttattaaaaattcatttatttttatgttttaaaagcactttaaaaaaataattttttttatttttatattttaaattaatatatttttagtattttttagattattttgatgtggtgatgtcaaaaataaattttaaaaaataaaaaaatatatattattttgatgcatttccaagcgaaaaatactttaaaaaacaaccactatcgCACTTCCAAATACCCCTCTAAATCTATCTTTTCCAATCATCtacatcaaaactaaaaaataatgtgatattttatttaactaaaaaatatattatttaatggaacaatataATTTAACAAGGATTGGGCTCCTTTTAAGTTAATTAGTACTAAACATGATGTTTCATGCTAAGTAAAAGAAAACCCCTTTGATTTCTCTTACATGAATATATAATACATAATGTTGGCACTAACCTGGGAGGATTCACACTAACTTCAAAGGAACTCAATCCGACAGAATCATATCaagtttggtttttgttttggattcttgtCTGATTGTTgcgaagaaaaaataaagaataaagaataaaaaaacctcgTTTTGAAAGAGTACTCCCAAATCTTGACAGTGTGACGATTACAACAACTCAAGTATATGATATTCTCAAAGGTTATACAAAACAAGATGAAGCGGACAAGGATTAAAAGtgtcaattataaatatattttaacagtAGCAACTTCACTACACCATTCCTTATCTCCTGCCATGGAATTTTACTTGTTCATGCCGACAAAGAGCTAGCATACATGTACTAACTCATTTCTCAcatattttttcctattttcttgCCATCTCCATGACGCTTATAAGGGTCTTGCATGTTTTGCACCTCCATGGGACCAAAAACTCCATACTCACTTTCCtcaagaccaccaccatcattTTCACCGTCACTAGTCTGGTCAAGTTCCAGCAATTCTTCCTTGTACTTGACACTTTTAATTCTTGTTTGCATCACCTTGCCTCTTGGATCATACCCTTTTAGCATGCTAACAACAACCTTCATGGTAGGCCTATTTTCAGGCTCACTTTGAACACATAAGGCCGCAACATTAATACTTTGCTTGAAttggttttcatcaaaattgcCTCTAAGTTTTGGATCAGCAAGGTCCTTGAACCTCCCTTTGGTTATCAATGGTTCTGCCCATTCTGTTACTGTCCTTTTAACACCACCAGGGAGCTTCTCTATCGGTTTCCTTCCTGTGACAATTTCTAGCAAGAGAATACCAAAGCTGTACACATCACAGCTCTCTGATACCTTACCCCACATGGCATATTCAGGAGCTAGGTACCCTAAAGTTCCCTTAACACGAGTGGTCATGTGGCTAACTCCTTCTGGGATTAGCTTCGCAAAACCAAAATCAGCAACAAGAGGCTCAAAATCTGAATCCAGAAGTACATTGCTTGCCTTTATGTCCCTATGAATGATGTGGGGTGTGACCTCATGGTGCAAGTACCTAATAAAATTGGAATGAATCATTTTGTAGAATTTTTGAATGGAACAGAATTTTATTTGGGTGCTCCAGCTAAAATGTTTCTATTTTTGgtacaaaaaaagagagagaatcttGCTTTAAAATGAAAACTAGACTtgattaaatcttaattaacaTAGAAATCCTTATTTTACTATTGTTACATGGGTCTAGTTCAAACAATATTTTACCAGGATTGATATATATGACAGAAATAAATATGGAACAATGTATTGCAAGCTTACGCGTACAGCAACCATTgacaaacatttttaatttctacaaaATCTGCACGTGATATTTGTggaaaaattcaattcatttggCTATGTAAATGAGAGTCAGATACAGGAACTTGGGAAACTTACAGTAGGCCTTCTGCTGACCCAATGGCAATCTTCATCCTTTTCTTCCAATCTAGCTGAACGTCCCCAGCAAAATGACCGTGGAGATGAGACAGCAAGCTGAGGTTAGGCATGTAATCATATACTATGAGCCGTTGATCAGTGCCAGCACAATAGCCCCTAAGGCCTAGCAAATTCTTGTGCCGAACCCTTCCAAGAACTTCAACTTCTACAGCAAATTCCATTTCGGCTTTCGAATTCATTGCCTTCAACTTTTTCACCGCAATCTTCATTTTGAAGAGCAAAATTAGAATAATGTCAGATCATTGTAACCAAAATAACATGTATAAATGCTTACCCCACATAATTATGagataaaatgaagaaaagataattaataatttaccTGAAGACCATCAGAAGTTCTACCCCAGTAGACACTTCCAAAGCCTCCTTCTCCAAGCTTATTATCCTCACTAAAACCATTAGTCGCTGTATGCAACTCCTTGTATGTGAATATCCTCCATGTATTGTTACCAGCTCCACCTATTATGTTTGTCCTGCAAAATCTCGCAATCCACATCAAAGTATATGTTAATCGAATACATCATTTACTTTTGTCAGGCATATCTAATGCAACTACACAATAACTCTAACTCATtaaattttcatcaatattaacGATGGATTCTACGTACGCTTCATCAACCTTGTCGTTTCCACAGCAACTCAAGTATGAACCCATAGTTAGCACCAGggaatatttttgcaaatttcatTTGAGCTTCTCCAAAGGAGCTTCATCTTTTAAACAAGACAAATGGTAATGTGGTCATTTTCATTGCCATGCCAGCCGACTCGGCCGGCTTGTTTAACTTGCAAGGCTGTTTATATTATAAGGAGATGTAACCAAGTAGGGaccatattgaataaaataagtgAAAATTCAGGAACACCTTCAATTTATAGGGATCAGTAGTACTTGTTTTAACCATAAAAGCATATGCTTGAGTTCTAGATTGATCCGTCAACAAACGCAATGCAATTCACCTTAAAACATGCTATAGCCCTTGATTACTCTCTCTTTTCCATGACAAAGGTCTCACAGGAATCATATaacctaacctttttttttttatgagttgatCACGCcaaaatatgtgtgtgtgtgtgtgtgtgggacTAACGTAACTAATCCGGAGTATTAGAAAGCTGGAGGTGGGTCATTTTTACTTCAAGCTTaattatgcttaattttattttataaaccatTATCAAGAAGTAAATACAAAGTTTCTATAGAAGGATTTTAGACTAAAGGCGACAATTCATTACTTAATAACCCCAAGTTATCAAGCTTGGAATTAATCCAGTTTCTTAGGGTATTAGATAGCCCTTGATGTGTAAAGAAGAACTACGCTATAAactattgttttgatatgaaaGGTTTGATATAACTGTGggtgttaattaaatattgttgaAGCTAGATGACTGACCAAGTATATGATTGACTACTAATAACAGGGGTTTCGTGGGCACAGTTGCTACGATTAACACATGCTTCTTCGATCGCGTCTAAGAGCTGCCAATTGGCCTCAACTTGTTGGTCAAAACAACCAGTTATCAAATGTCTTGTTGTTGGCTTGTTGCTTGTTATGCCTTTTTCTATTTGAAGATGCATGATTAGCAGTAATTAAGAAATGGCTTACGATTAGATTATAGATGCGGAAACTGAAATATATATAGCAGTAGttaattaaattgttataaaatttcCTCCCTTTTCAAATCTAGAGCTTGCCTTGAAGGCTTTAATTTCAATCGCTGTTTGGCCACACATATATATGGTCATGGAGATGAATGTATTCAAACCAACCATATTTAGCTAGACATTTGGCAACCTCTCAAAATTTAGGGGACTTTCTATCttatttcaactttaatttgtaattttaagaaggaaatgaagattttaagAATTTGAGAGTGATTTTGGGGTTTAGATTAATGATTTTGGCTTGCTTCTCGTGTTATGTAGGACAAGAAAAAGGTgtttgatcaaattaattaattatgggtTTTCAGATATTCATTGTtgtattattgaattttatagcTCAGTTtggatttataaaaaatacatttaagaTTTCTCGGCCAGTAGCTCAATCTCTACTTTACTTAttgctttgttttcttgtaattaattattaattctaCGCGCAATGGTTTGTTTAACATATTGTTCATTCACATGATCTTCTTTcttctatcttttatttttacttagaaGATATATCTTAATTGCGACTTAATTAGTAAGAAACATGTTTAACATATTGTTCATTCACATTAATTCTGCTATTTTTATTCCATTCTTTGAGTCTATACATGAGTCCATGACACCGAGTCCATCATGTAATTGGCACATAATTCTCATCAGACTACTATAGTCCAATGTTTTCGTGTtgttctatatatttatttattcatttttttgtggAATTAACTTTTAGCTAAGAGATGCTCTTACTATCTCTTTGTAAGTCtcgtaaatcttttttttttgtttatttaatgaaatcttTTATCTcattcataaaacaaattattgaacCACAGAAAACTGCATGGTGAATAAGCAGGAGTTCGTATGTTAATTACCTCTTTATCAATACAAAAGATGCTAGCTAGTTTTAAGTTTAACGTGGACACATTTGAAGCTAGTGGGAGGGTTAATAAgcataaagtttaaattttgacCCCAAAAAGCAAGTTAACATTACTTGTGGTTAAGAGAGTTCATAATCTATTCAGATTATGAGTCCTTGAAATATCTATAAAGATAAGGCTAGTTGAATAGAAAATATGCAAAATGAGTTGAATTCATTGAGACTTGTCTTTATGTAATCAAATATAAGCAAGGCAAAAAGAACATAGTGGTTGATGCACTTTCAAGCATGTATATTCTTCTAAACACTATAAGTGCTAGATTTCTAGTCTTTGAAAATGTGAAGGCATTGTATGCTAATGACTCTAactttatcaaaatatataatgtaTGTGGACATTTAAtttttggtaagttttatttgatgaatggttacttgttcaaagagaattgattgtgtgttcctgctagttctttgcgtgaattgcttgtttgTGAAGTATATttgggtggtttaatgggtcatTTTGGGGTTGCAGAAActttggatgtattgcatgacCATTTATATTtgccaaatataaaaaagggatGTGCAACGAATTTATGAACAATTACATGGACTGTATACACCATTTCTTGTACctatcactaccagaaaattgacgaaaaccaacggaattatcGACGGAATTTTTTCGTTGGTAATTTTTATCGACAGAAATAATTTCGTCTCTAATTTTATAGGTATATACCGACAGTCCATTTCTGTCTGCGATacagtcggtatataccgatagatgtattccatcggtatataccgaccatATTGCCGACGAATTATACAGATTTTTGTGAAGTTAAAACGGTGTGATGACGTggatttttttagatgattttaccgacggaatgaccgagggattAAAATCAGGATCTCCGTATAATGACGTGGCACAGTCACCGACGAACTCACCAACgggtataccgacggaaatttttCGTTGGTGATTCCATCTGTAAAAGCCAATATATACCCACTCTGCCGActctctcttcctctatttctccttcttcttccccatcccaactctcctctcccaaactgcagccaaccacccatcccaactctccccctcttctcaacacaacaactcaagttaacttttCAATGtcacttttaattattgtttgttaCATATAGATTCATTGACATAATGAAAAATAGTCAGTGATATTTAGGGGTTTctgaaaaatttcaataaaattgaaaattttaattagatgttaCATACGGAAACACATacgtaaatattaaaaatattaatatttaattttctatttgtaaGCCGTTGGTAAAACCATTGGAAAAAAGCTCCAAA encodes:
- the LOC18100538 gene encoding PTI1-like tyrosine-protein kinase At3g15890, whose amino-acid sequence is MGSYLSCCGNDKVDEATNIIGGAGNNTWRIFTYKELHTATNGFSEDNKLGEGGFGSVYWGRTSDGLQIAVKKLKAMNSKAEMEFAVEVEVLGRVRHKNLLGLRGYCAGTDQRLIVYDYMPNLSLLSHLHGHFAGDVQLDWKKRMKIAIGSAEGLLYLHHEVTPHIIHRDIKASNVLLDSDFEPLVADFGFAKLIPEGVSHMTTRVKGTLGYLAPEYAMWGKVSESCDVYSFGILLLEIVTGRKPIEKLPGGVKRTVTEWAEPLITKGRFKDLADPKLRGNFDENQFKQSINVAALCVQSEPENRPTMKVVVSMLKGYDPRGKVMQTRIKSVKYKEELLELDQTSDGENDGGGLEESEYGVFGPMEVQNMQDPYKRHGDGKKIGKNM